A stretch of Vulpes vulpes isolate BD-2025 chromosome 4, VulVul3, whole genome shotgun sequence DNA encodes these proteins:
- the PRKAA1 gene encoding 5'-AMP-activated protein kinase catalytic subunit alpha-1 isoform X3, which yields MVVHRDLKPENVLLDAHMNAKIADFGLSNMMSDGEFLRTSCGSPNYAAPEVISGRLYAGPEVDIWSSGVILYALLCGTLPFDDDHVPTLFKKICDGIFYTPQYLNPSVISLLKHMLQVDPMKRATIKDIREHEWFKQDLPKYLFPEDPSYSSTMIDDEALKEVCEKFECSEEEVLSCLYNRNHQDPLAVAYHLIIDNRRIMNEAKDFYLATSPPDSFLDDHHLTRPHPERVPFLVAETPRARHTLDELNPQKSKHQGVRKAKWHLGIRSQSRPNDIMAEVCRAIKQLDYEWKVVNPYYLRVRRKNPVTSTYSKMSLQLYQVDSRTYLLDFRSIDDEITEAKSGTATPQRSGSVSNYRSCQRNDSDAEAQGKSSEASLTSSVTSLDSSPVDLTPRPGSHTIEFFEMCANLIKILAQ from the exons ATGGTGGTCCATAGAGATTTGAAACCTGAAAATGTCTTGCTTGATGCACACATGAATGCAAAGATAGCTGATTTTG GTCTTTCAAACATGATGTCAGATGGTGAATTTTTAAGAACAAGTTGTGGCTCACCCAACTATGCTGCACCAGAAGTAATTTCAGGAAG ATTGTATGCAGGTCCAGAGGTAGATATATGGAGCAGTGGGGTTATTCTCTATGCTTTATTATGTGGAACCCTTCCATTTGATGATGATCATGTGCCAACTCTTTTTAAGAAGATATGTGATGGGATCTTTTATACCCCTCAGTATTTAAATCCATCTGTGATTAGCCTTTTGAAACATATGCTCCAGGTGGATCCCATGAAGAGGGCCACAATCAAAGATATCAG GGAACATGAATGGTTTAAACAAGACCttccaaaatatctttttccCGAGGATCCATCGTATAGTTCAACTATGATTGATGATGAAGCCTTAAAAGAAGTATGTGAAAAATTTGAGTGCTCAGAAGAGGAAGTTCTCAGCTGCCTTTATAACAGAAATCACCAGGACCCTTTAGCAGTTGCCTACCACCTTATAATAGATAACAGGAGAATAATGAATGAGGCCAAAGATTTTTACTTGGCGACAAGCCCACCTGATTCTTTTCTCGATGATCACCATTTGACTCGGCCCCATCCTGAAAGAGTACCATTCTTGGTTGCTGAAACACCAAGGGCACGCCACACTCTCGATGAATTAAATCCACAGAAATCTAAGCACCAAGGTGTAAGGAAAGCAAAATGGCATTTGGGAATTAGAAGTCAAAGTCGACCAAATGATATCATGGCAGAAGTTTGTAGAGCAATTAAACAACTGGATTATGAATGGAAg GTTGTAAACCCTTATTATTTGCGTGTTCGAAGGAAGAATCCTGTGACAAGCACCTACTCCAAAATGAGTCTACAGTTATACCAAGTGGATAGTAGAACGTACTTACTGGATTTCCGTAGTATCGATG aTGAAATTACTGAAGCCAAATCAGGGACTGCTACTCCACAGAGATCGGGATCAGTTAGCAACTATCGATCTTGCCAAAGGAATGATTCAGATGCTGAGGCTCAAGGAAAATCCTCAGAAGCTTCTCTTACCTCATCTGTGACCTCACTTGACTCTTCTCCTGTTGATTTAACTCCAAGACCTGGAAGTCACACAATAGAATTTTTTGAGATGTGTGCAAATCTAATTAAAATTCTTGCACAGTAA
- the PRKAA1 gene encoding 5'-AMP-activated protein kinase catalytic subunit alpha-1 isoform X2, whose amino-acid sequence MVMEYVSGGELFDYICKNGRLDEKESRRLFQQILSGVDYCHRHMVVHRDLKPENVLLDAHMNAKIADFGLSNMMSDGEFLRTSCGSPNYAAPEVISGRLYAGPEVDIWSSGVILYALLCGTLPFDDDHVPTLFKKICDGIFYTPQYLNPSVISLLKHMLQVDPMKRATIKDIREHEWFKQDLPKYLFPEDPSYSSTMIDDEALKEVCEKFECSEEEVLSCLYNRNHQDPLAVAYHLIIDNRRIMNEAKDFYLATSPPDSFLDDHHLTRPHPERVPFLVAETPRARHTLDELNPQKSKHQGVRKAKWHLGIRSQSRPNDIMAEVCRAIKQLDYEWKVVNPYYLRVRRKNPVTSTYSKMSLQLYQVDSRTYLLDFRSIDDEITEAKSGTATPQRSGSVSNYRSCQRNDSDAEAQGKSSEASLTSSVTSLDSSPVDLTPRPGSHTIEFFEMCANLIKILAQ is encoded by the exons ATGGTGATGGAATATGTCTCAGGAGGAGAGCTATTTGATtatatctgtaaaaatggaaGG CTGGATGAAAAAGAAAGTCGGCGTCTGTTTCAACAGATCCTTTCTGGTGTGGATTACTGTCACAGGCATATGGTGGTCCATAGAGATTTGAAACCTGAAAATGTCTTGCTTGATGCACACATGAATGCAAAGATAGCTGATTTTG GTCTTTCAAACATGATGTCAGATGGTGAATTTTTAAGAACAAGTTGTGGCTCACCCAACTATGCTGCACCAGAAGTAATTTCAGGAAG ATTGTATGCAGGTCCAGAGGTAGATATATGGAGCAGTGGGGTTATTCTCTATGCTTTATTATGTGGAACCCTTCCATTTGATGATGATCATGTGCCAACTCTTTTTAAGAAGATATGTGATGGGATCTTTTATACCCCTCAGTATTTAAATCCATCTGTGATTAGCCTTTTGAAACATATGCTCCAGGTGGATCCCATGAAGAGGGCCACAATCAAAGATATCAG GGAACATGAATGGTTTAAACAAGACCttccaaaatatctttttccCGAGGATCCATCGTATAGTTCAACTATGATTGATGATGAAGCCTTAAAAGAAGTATGTGAAAAATTTGAGTGCTCAGAAGAGGAAGTTCTCAGCTGCCTTTATAACAGAAATCACCAGGACCCTTTAGCAGTTGCCTACCACCTTATAATAGATAACAGGAGAATAATGAATGAGGCCAAAGATTTTTACTTGGCGACAAGCCCACCTGATTCTTTTCTCGATGATCACCATTTGACTCGGCCCCATCCTGAAAGAGTACCATTCTTGGTTGCTGAAACACCAAGGGCACGCCACACTCTCGATGAATTAAATCCACAGAAATCTAAGCACCAAGGTGTAAGGAAAGCAAAATGGCATTTGGGAATTAGAAGTCAAAGTCGACCAAATGATATCATGGCAGAAGTTTGTAGAGCAATTAAACAACTGGATTATGAATGGAAg GTTGTAAACCCTTATTATTTGCGTGTTCGAAGGAAGAATCCTGTGACAAGCACCTACTCCAAAATGAGTCTACAGTTATACCAAGTGGATAGTAGAACGTACTTACTGGATTTCCGTAGTATCGATG aTGAAATTACTGAAGCCAAATCAGGGACTGCTACTCCACAGAGATCGGGATCAGTTAGCAACTATCGATCTTGCCAAAGGAATGATTCAGATGCTGAGGCTCAAGGAAAATCCTCAGAAGCTTCTCTTACCTCATCTGTGACCTCACTTGACTCTTCTCCTGTTGATTTAACTCCAAGACCTGGAAGTCACACAATAGAATTTTTTGAGATGTGTGCAAATCTAATTAAAATTCTTGCACAGTAA
- the PRKAA1 gene encoding 5'-AMP-activated protein kinase catalytic subunit alpha-1 isoform X1 yields the protein MRRLSSWRKMATAEKQKHDGRVKIGHYILGDTLGVGTFGKVKVGKHELTGHKVAVKILNRQKIRSLDVVGKIRREIQNLKLFRHPHIIKLYQVISTPSDIFMVMEYVSGGELFDYICKNGRLDEKESRRLFQQILSGVDYCHRHMVVHRDLKPENVLLDAHMNAKIADFGLSNMMSDGEFLRTSCGSPNYAAPEVISGRLYAGPEVDIWSSGVILYALLCGTLPFDDDHVPTLFKKICDGIFYTPQYLNPSVISLLKHMLQVDPMKRATIKDIREHEWFKQDLPKYLFPEDPSYSSTMIDDEALKEVCEKFECSEEEVLSCLYNRNHQDPLAVAYHLIIDNRRIMNEAKDFYLATSPPDSFLDDHHLTRPHPERVPFLVAETPRARHTLDELNPQKSKHQGVRKAKWHLGIRSQSRPNDIMAEVCRAIKQLDYEWKVVNPYYLRVRRKNPVTSTYSKMSLQLYQVDSRTYLLDFRSIDDEITEAKSGTATPQRSGSVSNYRSCQRNDSDAEAQGKSSEASLTSSVTSLDSSPVDLTPRPGSHTIEFFEMCANLIKILAQ from the exons TTGGCAAACATGAATTGACTGGGCATAAAGTTGCTGTGAAGATACTCAATCGACAGAAGATTCGAAGCCTTGATGTGGTAGGAAAAATCCGCAGAGAAATTCAGAACCTCAAGCTTTTCAGGCATCCTCATATAATTAAACT GTACCAGGTCATCAGTACACCATCTGATATTTTCATGGTGATGGAATATGTCTCAGGAGGAGAGCTATTTGATtatatctgtaaaaatggaaGG CTGGATGAAAAAGAAAGTCGGCGTCTGTTTCAACAGATCCTTTCTGGTGTGGATTACTGTCACAGGCATATGGTGGTCCATAGAGATTTGAAACCTGAAAATGTCTTGCTTGATGCACACATGAATGCAAAGATAGCTGATTTTG GTCTTTCAAACATGATGTCAGATGGTGAATTTTTAAGAACAAGTTGTGGCTCACCCAACTATGCTGCACCAGAAGTAATTTCAGGAAG ATTGTATGCAGGTCCAGAGGTAGATATATGGAGCAGTGGGGTTATTCTCTATGCTTTATTATGTGGAACCCTTCCATTTGATGATGATCATGTGCCAACTCTTTTTAAGAAGATATGTGATGGGATCTTTTATACCCCTCAGTATTTAAATCCATCTGTGATTAGCCTTTTGAAACATATGCTCCAGGTGGATCCCATGAAGAGGGCCACAATCAAAGATATCAG GGAACATGAATGGTTTAAACAAGACCttccaaaatatctttttccCGAGGATCCATCGTATAGTTCAACTATGATTGATGATGAAGCCTTAAAAGAAGTATGTGAAAAATTTGAGTGCTCAGAAGAGGAAGTTCTCAGCTGCCTTTATAACAGAAATCACCAGGACCCTTTAGCAGTTGCCTACCACCTTATAATAGATAACAGGAGAATAATGAATGAGGCCAAAGATTTTTACTTGGCGACAAGCCCACCTGATTCTTTTCTCGATGATCACCATTTGACTCGGCCCCATCCTGAAAGAGTACCATTCTTGGTTGCTGAAACACCAAGGGCACGCCACACTCTCGATGAATTAAATCCACAGAAATCTAAGCACCAAGGTGTAAGGAAAGCAAAATGGCATTTGGGAATTAGAAGTCAAAGTCGACCAAATGATATCATGGCAGAAGTTTGTAGAGCAATTAAACAACTGGATTATGAATGGAAg GTTGTAAACCCTTATTATTTGCGTGTTCGAAGGAAGAATCCTGTGACAAGCACCTACTCCAAAATGAGTCTACAGTTATACCAAGTGGATAGTAGAACGTACTTACTGGATTTCCGTAGTATCGATG aTGAAATTACTGAAGCCAAATCAGGGACTGCTACTCCACAGAGATCGGGATCAGTTAGCAACTATCGATCTTGCCAAAGGAATGATTCAGATGCTGAGGCTCAAGGAAAATCCTCAGAAGCTTCTCTTACCTCATCTGTGACCTCACTTGACTCTTCTCCTGTTGATTTAACTCCAAGACCTGGAAGTCACACAATAGAATTTTTTGAGATGTGTGCAAATCTAATTAAAATTCTTGCACAGTAA
- the LOC140598761 gene encoding uncharacterized protein: MAEVKYKSSTEGRGQKRKSDYEVIHMERPKIVAELGGLHTVPCSTFFCRYDPDSGHSNYCGRWTVPRPRGTRVCPRCTAGRSAQGEKPPGEQRQEMGTAPPGAGTASERRVKRQRARKCHRGETRLSELPCEAQEGGPGRHLPPLRAGPGRAAAPAAASGRARPLRIVRLRRPTLASRAATALSGRNSDASRPLVPSRRDPPASFSGPSSGSHRSRRSPRYLLTTPLVPCLHCARPLPTGNGNQHARPPSGLPLVGAQVSRETGLADPGRRNRAEKRAGKRRLSEPYRLPGCQSRSPDHKAQKPLRPSARPLPSGICSLGHRGPEPLARGRPRGVSAGNYGCAGGGAHRGRQPPPVRRLHDLLCAVGGLAASPGIYPRDVISIHHHQLGQPKVTPAMAKCPWKKNCSPTPTPWRTAACGTMILQSDPQALEGCQDLYKVFSC, encoded by the exons ATGGCTGAAGTAAAATATAAGTCATCAACAGAAGGAAGgggacaaaaaaggaaaagtgactaTGAAGTTATTCACATGGAAAGGCCTAAGATAGTGGCAGAACTTGGAGGG CTCCACACCGTGCCGTGCTCTACGTTCTTTTGCCGGTACGACCCCGACAGCGGGCATTCGAATTACTGTGGGCGCTGGACAGTTCCCCGGCCACGCGGCACGCGCGTCTGTCCTCGCTGCACCGCAGGACGCAGCGCCCAAGGCGAGAAACCACCGGGTGAACAGCGGCAGGAAATGGGAACAGCACCTCCGGGGGCCGGGACGGCTTCGGAGCGGAGAGTCAAGCGGCAGCGTGCCCGGAAGTGTCACCGCGGAGAGACCCGTCTTAGCGAGCTCCCGTGCGAGGCTCAGGAAGGCGGCCCCGGGCGCCACCTCCCGCCGCtgagggccgggccgggccgggccgccgctCCTGCCGCCGCGTCCGGGAGGGCCCGACCCCTCAGGATCGTGCGTCTCAGGAGACCCACCTTAGCGTCCCGCGCTGCCACAGCCCTGTCGGGCCGCAACTCCGACGCCTCCAGGCCCCTCGTCCCCTCCCGGCGAGACCCACCAGCCTCCTTCTCCGGCCCTTCCTCCGGCTCCCACCGCAGTCGGCGGAGCCCCAGGTACCTGCTGACCACTCCCCTGGTCCCGTGTTTACATTGTGCTCGCCCTTTGCCCACCGGAAACGGAAACCAACACGCCCGACCTCCCAGCGGCCTGCCTTTGGTGGGGGCACAGGTCTCCCGAGAAACCGGCCTGGCCGACCCGGGGCGTCGGAACCGCGCAGAGAAGCGGGCCGGGAAGAGGCGACTCTCGGAGCCCTACCGGTTGCCGGGTTGCCAATCCCGGTCTCCGGACCACAAAGCCCAGAAGCCACTGCGGCCGTCCGCACGCCCGTTGCCTTCTGGGATTTGTAGTCTGGGCCACCGGGGCCCGGAGCCCCTGGCgcgcgggcggccgcggggcgtGAGCGCGGGAAACTACGGCTGCGCAGGTGGAGGTGCGCACAGAGGGAGGCAGCCCCCGCCAGTCCGCAG ACTGCATGATCTCCTATGCGCCGTAGGAGGTTTAGCAGCATCCCCGGGAATCTACCCACGAGATGTCATCAGCATCCACCACCACCAGCTGGGACAACCAAAAGTTACTCCAGCCATGGCCAAATGTCCCTGGAAGAAAAATTGttcccctacccctaccccatGGAGGACCGCTGCTTGTGGAACAATGATTCTCCAAAGTGATCCTCAGGCGCTGGAGGGTTGCCAAGACCTTTACAAAGTATTTTCGTGTTGA